The following proteins are co-located in the Gloeocapsa sp. PCC 7428 genome:
- a CDS encoding ABC transporter substrate-binding protein/permease, whose protein sequence is MKKLRLLFSISLAAIVALIIVVGDGINNKIAAQSQYAGRTLVMVTSADYPPYEFRDTAQGNEIIGFDIDIANYIARELGFELKIQDTDFSGIIPALQSQRADFAMAGMTPTAERRQNVDFSDIYYEAKNTIVALKGSNFQQPEDLAGKRVGVQLGSIQETAAKEFKDVTIVPLNRTGEIIQEVKARRVDAAIIEDTIATGFVANNPDLEFNTIDAGEGGSAIAFPKGSPLVADFNRVLQQMQSSGEIEKLVNKWFGGEPATTATANDGGFSFAQIAPSIPFILRGILVTLQFTALSAVFGFIWGTILSLFKISTFKPLVWFATAYTSIFRGTPLLLQIALVYYATPQITGYNIPALLAGVITFTLNSGAYISETIRGGILAVDKGQREAALSLGVPYRPMMLDIILPQAIKNILPALVNESIALLKDSALVSTIGVADLLRRAQIVGAERYIYFEPLIVAGVIYYLMVMSLTWGGYALERRLQRSS, encoded by the coding sequence ATGAAAAAACTTAGGCTATTATTTTCGATTTCGCTTGCAGCAATCGTTGCTTTAATTATCGTTGTCGGTGATGGTATAAATAACAAAATTGCTGCTCAATCACAATACGCTGGGCGCACTTTGGTGATGGTAACATCTGCTGATTACCCACCCTATGAATTTAGAGATACAGCGCAGGGAAATGAAATTATTGGCTTCGATATTGATATTGCAAATTATATTGCCCGCGAGCTAGGATTTGAATTAAAAATTCAAGATACAGACTTTAGTGGTATAATACCAGCCTTACAATCGCAACGTGCTGATTTTGCGATGGCGGGGATGACACCTACAGCCGAACGCCGACAGAATGTAGACTTTTCTGATATTTATTACGAAGCAAAAAACACGATTGTTGCGCTTAAGGGTAGCAACTTTCAGCAACCTGAAGATTTAGCAGGAAAAAGAGTCGGCGTTCAACTTGGTTCAATTCAAGAAACTGCGGCGAAAGAATTTAAAGATGTCACAATCGTTCCCCTCAATCGCACGGGTGAGATTATTCAAGAAGTCAAAGCAAGGCGTGTTGATGCGGCAATTATTGAAGATACGATCGCCACAGGCTTTGTTGCAAATAATCCCGATTTAGAATTTAACACAATTGATGCAGGCGAAGGCGGTTCGGCGATCGCATTTCCTAAAGGTTCTCCTTTAGTTGCAGACTTCAACCGCGTTTTGCAACAAATGCAAAGTAGTGGAGAAATTGAGAAGTTAGTTAACAAGTGGTTTGGCGGCGAACCCGCAACGACAGCAACTGCAAATGATGGGGGGTTTTCTTTTGCACAAATCGCGCCGAGTATTCCCTTTATTCTACGCGGTATTTTAGTCACTTTACAGTTCACTGCCTTATCCGCAGTTTTTGGGTTTATTTGGGGAACAATTCTTTCCCTGTTTAAAATCTCGACTTTTAAACCGTTAGTTTGGTTTGCAACAGCTTACACATCAATTTTTCGCGGGACACCATTACTATTGCAAATTGCTTTAGTTTACTACGCCACGCCCCAAATCACCGGCTACAATATTCCCGCATTATTAGCTGGGGTGATTACATTTACCCTTAATTCGGGTGCATATATTTCTGAAACAATTCGCGGTGGTATTCTTGCAGTTGATAAAGGACAACGCGAAGCGGCACTTTCTTTAGGTGTTCCTTACCGACCAATGATGTTAGATATTATCTTACCTCAGGCAATTAAAAATATTTTGCCTGCGTTGGTGAATGAAAGTATTGCGTTACTTAAAGATTCAGCTTTAGTTTCTACAATTGGTGTAGCAGATCTATTGCGTCGCGCTCAAATTGTTGGTGCAGAAAGGTATATTTACTTTGAACCGCTGATCGTGGCTGGCGTTATTTACTACTTAATGGTGATGAGTTTAACTTGGGGGGGCTATGCGCTTGAAAGAAGATTACAACGTAGCAGTTGA
- a CDS encoding amino acid ABC transporter ATP-binding protein encodes MRLKEDYNVAVDVAVDVEDLHKSFGNLKVLRGISTKVNKGEVVAIIGPSGSGKSTFLRCMNLLEIPTSGKIYIDGVDITSRKCDIMKIRQNVGMVFQHFHLFPHMTVLDNVTYAPINVKHVDKAVARQEAMDLLTKVGLAEKADVYPSKLSGGQKQRVAIARSLAMKPQVMLFDEPTSALDPEMVKEVLEVMKDLTQTGITMAIVTHEMGFAREVAHRILFLDEGRLAEDATPKEFFNNPQCDRAKQFLEKML; translated from the coding sequence ATGCGCTTGAAAGAAGATTACAACGTAGCAGTTGATGTTGCGGTTGATGTTGAAGATTTACACAAATCCTTTGGCAATCTTAAAGTTTTACGCGGAATTTCTACTAAAGTTAATAAAGGCGAAGTTGTTGCAATTATTGGTCCAAGCGGTTCCGGAAAATCAACTTTCTTGCGCTGCATGAATTTGTTAGAAATACCAACATCAGGGAAAATTTACATCGATGGTGTCGATATTACATCGCGCAAATGCGACATCATGAAAATTCGGCAAAATGTGGGAATGGTGTTTCAGCACTTTCATTTGTTTCCACATATGACGGTGCTAGATAATGTGACGTATGCGCCTATCAACGTTAAGCACGTCGATAAAGCAGTAGCGCGGCAAGAAGCAATGGATTTGCTAACTAAAGTAGGGTTGGCAGAAAAAGCTGATGTTTATCCTTCTAAACTATCTGGAGGACAAAAACAACGCGTAGCGATCGCGCGATCTTTAGCAATGAAACCGCAGGTGATGCTGTTTGATGAACCTACTTCTGCACTCGATCCCGAAATGGTGAAAGAAGTGTTAGAGGTGATGAAAGATTTAACGCAAACTGGCATTACAATGGCGATTGTGACGCATGAAATGGGCTTTGCGAGAGAAGTCGCACACCGAATCTTATTTCTAGATGAAGGGCGTTTAGCTGAAGATGCAACCCCGAAGGAGTTTTTCAATAATCCGCAGTGTGATCGCGCGAAACAATTTCTCGAAAAAATGCTGTAA
- the gyrB gene encoding DNA topoisomerase (ATP-hydrolyzing) subunit B gives MTSSYSADQIQVLEGLEPVRKRPGMYIGSTGPRGLHHLVYEVVDNSIDEALAGYCTHVEVDLNADGSVTVTDDGRGIPTDTHPQTGKSALETVMTVLHAGGKFGGGGYKVSGGLHGVGISVVNALSEWIEVTVWRDKHVHVQRFERGIPVTELQVKPSKEAKTGTSVTFQPDATIFTTGTEFDYITLAGRLRELAYLNAGVKITFSDRRLELLKSSEPKVETYEYKGGIKEYVAYMNREKQPLHEEIIFVQGERNNVQVEVALQWSVDAYTDNILGFANNIRTVDGGTHLEGLKAVLTRTLNAIARKRNKIKDNEPNLSGEHVREGLTGVISVKVPDPEFEGQTKTKLGNTEVRGIVDSLVGEVLTEYLDFHPNVADSVLDKAIQAFKAAEAARHARELVRRKSVLESSPLPGKLADCSSRDASESEIFIVEGDSAGGSAKQGRDRRFQAILPLRGKILNIEKTDDAKIYKNTEIQALITALGLGVKGEEFDASQLRYHRIVIMTDADVDGAHIRTLLLTFFYRYQRELIDQGYIYIACPPLFKVERGRSHYYCYSDRELQNLIQHEFPDNANYTIQRFKGLGEMMPDQLWETTMNPETRTMKQVEIEDAAEADRIFTILMGDRVAPRREFIETYGSRLNLTELDI, from the coding sequence ATGACTAGCAGTTACAGCGCCGATCAGATTCAAGTTCTGGAAGGTCTGGAACCGGTGCGCAAAAGACCGGGTATGTACATTGGCTCCACTGGTCCGCGAGGACTCCATCATCTAGTTTACGAGGTTGTAGACAATTCGATTGATGAAGCTTTGGCGGGATACTGCACGCATGTGGAGGTGGACTTAAATGCGGATGGTTCAGTAACCGTTACAGATGATGGTCGAGGCATTCCCACAGATACACACCCCCAAACTGGCAAATCAGCACTAGAAACTGTAATGACAGTATTACACGCCGGAGGTAAATTTGGTGGCGGTGGGTACAAAGTTTCTGGAGGATTGCACGGAGTTGGGATTTCGGTTGTTAATGCCTTATCAGAATGGATTGAAGTTACAGTATGGCGTGACAAGCACGTTCACGTTCAACGCTTCGAGCGTGGCATACCAGTGACAGAACTGCAAGTAAAACCGAGCAAAGAAGCAAAAACCGGAACTTCTGTCACGTTTCAACCGGATGCCACAATTTTTACAACAGGAACCGAGTTTGATTACATCACACTAGCTGGACGTTTGCGCGAACTAGCATACTTAAACGCTGGTGTCAAGATTACATTTAGCGATCGCCGCTTAGAACTCCTCAAAAGCAGCGAACCGAAAGTCGAGACATACGAGTATAAAGGTGGAATTAAAGAATATGTCGCGTACATGAACCGTGAAAAGCAACCCTTACACGAAGAAATCATCTTTGTGCAGGGAGAACGCAACAATGTTCAAGTAGAAGTTGCTTTACAGTGGTCCGTTGATGCTTATACCGATAATATATTAGGCTTTGCTAACAACATTCGTACGGTTGATGGTGGAACGCACTTAGAAGGATTAAAAGCTGTACTGACGCGGACACTCAATGCGATCGCGCGCAAGCGGAATAAAATTAAAGACAACGAACCGAATCTTAGTGGCGAACACGTTCGCGAAGGTTTAACAGGAGTTATCTCGGTTAAAGTCCCCGATCCTGAATTTGAAGGACAAACGAAAACGAAACTCGGAAATACCGAAGTTCGCGGTATTGTTGACTCGCTTGTAGGCGAAGTTCTCACTGAGTACCTTGATTTTCATCCTAATGTCGCTGACTCGGTTTTAGACAAAGCGATTCAAGCGTTTAAAGCCGCAGAAGCTGCGCGTCACGCACGCGAATTAGTACGACGTAAGTCAGTATTAGAATCATCGCCGTTACCTGGCAAATTAGCCGATTGCAGTTCTAGAGACGCGAGTGAATCAGAAATCTTCATCGTTGAAGGAGATTCAGCGGGTGGAAGTGCCAAACAAGGACGCGATCGCCGCTTCCAAGCCATCCTACCCTTACGCGGTAAAATCCTCAACATTGAGAAAACCGACGACGCCAAAATCTACAAAAACACCGAAATTCAAGCCTTAATTACCGCCCTTGGATTAGGTGTCAAAGGTGAGGAGTTTGATGCTTCGCAGTTGCGCTACCACCGGATTGTAATTATGACTGACGCAGACGTAGACGGCGCGCACATCCGCACCTTATTACTCACGTTCTTCTACCGCTATCAACGCGAACTGATCGATCAAGGCTATATTTATATTGCCTGTCCGCCACTATTTAAAGTCGAACGCGGGCGCAGTCACTACTACTGCTATAGCGATCGCGAACTCCAAAATCTTATTCAGCACGAGTTCCCTGATAATGCTAATTATACAATTCAACGTTTCAAAGGTTTAGGCGAAATGATGCCCGACCAACTCTGGGAAACAACAATGAACCCAGAAACGCGCACAATGAAACAAGTGGAGATTGAAGATGCTGCGGAAGCCGATCGCATTTTCACAATCTTGATGGGCGATCGCGTTGCACCTCGGCGTGAATTTATCGAAACCTACGGTTCGCGCCTGAATCTTACTGAACTCGACATTTAA
- the miaA gene encoding tRNA (adenosine(37)-N6)-dimethylallyltransferase MiaA gives MYPTNFYRSCLMTICGATATGKSGLAIALATKLNAVILSADSRQVYREFNIGTAKPSVAEQNLVPHYLIDICAPTEILTVADYQAQAQTLIAQFQQQGQIPLLVGGTGLYIRAVVQGLKIPRVAPHIELRSQLESLGQTQLYSILQQVDAVAAQKIHPNDAVRTLRALEVFYVTGRPISQQQGENPPDYPILQIGLDCRGESLRDRITQRTEQMIANGLVAEVEYLCDKYGTDLPLLNTLGYHEIKQYLTGEITLDAAKELTVLHTRQFAKRQRTWFRAYPQIEWFNADAPDLLEQVYQRVQAFLNNQPLA, from the coding sequence ATGTACCCAACTAATTTTTATCGATCTTGCTTAATGACAATTTGTGGAGCGACAGCAACGGGAAAATCAGGACTTGCGATCGCGCTTGCTACCAAACTCAACGCTGTCATTCTCAGCGCCGACTCGCGCCAAGTATACCGCGAATTCAACATTGGCACAGCCAAGCCATCAGTTGCGGAACAAAACTTAGTACCGCATTATTTAATTGATATCTGCGCACCTACCGAAATCCTCACCGTTGCAGATTACCAAGCCCAAGCACAGACTTTAATCGCTCAATTTCAGCAACAAGGGCAAATTCCGCTGTTAGTTGGTGGTACTGGGTTGTATATTCGTGCAGTGGTACAGGGGTTGAAGATTCCTAGAGTCGCGCCGCATATCGAGTTGCGATCGCAGTTAGAATCGCTCGGTCAAACGCAACTATACAGTATTTTGCAACAAGTTGATGCGGTTGCAGCGCAGAAAATTCACCCGAATGATGCAGTCAGAACACTACGCGCATTAGAAGTCTTTTATGTTACAGGGCGTCCGATTTCACAACAACAAGGAGAAAACCCACCAGATTATCCAATTTTACAGATTGGCTTAGATTGTCGTGGAGAGAGTTTGCGCGATCGCATTACGCAACGTACTGAACAAATGATTGCAAACGGCTTAGTCGCTGAAGTGGAATACCTTTGTGATAAATACGGTACTGACTTACCTTTGTTAAATACTTTGGGATATCACGAGATCAAACAGTATCTTACTGGTGAAATTACCCTCGATGCAGCAAAAGAATTAACCGTTTTGCATACACGACAATTTGCTAAGCGACAGCGTACCTGGTTTCGCGCCTATCCTCAGATTGAATGGTTCAATGCTGATGCGCCTGATTTGCTAGAACAAGTTTACCAACGAGTACAAGCATTTTTGAATAATCAACCTCTTGCTTGA
- a CDS encoding Uma2 family endonuclease yields the protein MVEQTFICDDDYYVPDANQLVTEDDTPVDNFASAKQQRLLVSSLYSSLKTQTFLAEANVGVYYTDLQPAIVPDVFLSFDVQVPQNWWDKQNRCYMVWRFGKPPEVAIEIVSNKEGDELGKKLTIYEHMRVSYYIVYDPTGQFGQVLRVYELRGMRYSEISETWLEQVGLGVTIWQGEFEGRQDTWLRWCYQDGSILLTGDERAAQAEQRASQAEQRAQLLAEQLRRMGIEPSD from the coding sequence ATGGTTGAGCAAACTTTTATCTGTGACGATGACTACTACGTACCAGATGCTAATCAGCTAGTGACTGAAGACGATACACCTGTGGATAATTTCGCCTCTGCTAAACAACAACGCCTACTTGTTAGTTCCCTTTACAGTTCCTTAAAGACACAAACTTTCTTAGCTGAAGCAAATGTCGGTGTTTACTACACTGACTTGCAACCCGCGATTGTCCCCGATGTCTTTCTTAGTTTTGACGTGCAAGTACCACAAAATTGGTGGGATAAGCAAAATCGTTGTTACATGGTGTGGCGTTTTGGAAAACCACCGGAAGTTGCGATTGAGATTGTTTCTAACAAAGAGGGTGATGAACTAGGGAAAAAACTCACAATCTACGAGCATATGCGTGTTAGCTACTATATTGTGTACGATCCAACTGGGCAGTTTGGACAAGTGCTGCGGGTGTATGAACTCCGAGGAATGCGATATTCGGAAATTAGTGAAACTTGGCTCGAACAAGTTGGACTAGGTGTCACAATATGGCAAGGAGAATTTGAAGGTAGGCAAGATACCTGGTTACGCTGGTGCTACCAAGATGGAAGTATTTTACTGACTGGAGATGAACGCGCTGCGCAAGCTGAACAACGCGCTTCACAAGCTGAACAACGCGCCCAACTCTTGGCTGAACAATTGCGGAGGATGGGAATTGAGCCTTCCGATTGA
- the glcD gene encoding glycolate oxidase subunit GlcD → MLLKNQQHSKWKPIIKQFEAVLGKNGVVQRKEELITYECDGLTSYRQRPAVVVLPRTTEQVAEVVKICDRNSIPFIARGSGTGLSGGALPIEDCVLIVTAMMRQILKIDLENQQVVVQPGVINNWVTQTVSGAGFYYAPDPSSQIICSIGGNVAENSGGVHCLKYGVTTNHVLGLKLVLPNGTVTEVGGQVPEMPGYDLTGVFVGSEGTLGIATEITLKILKTAESICVLLADFTSVEAAGAAVSDIISAGIIPAGMEMMDNLSINAVEDVVATGCYPRDAEAILLVEIDGLAVEVAANKQRIADICKQNGARSITTANDPETRLKLWKGRKAAFAAAGHLSPDYYVQDGVIPRTQLPFVLQEIENLSKQYGYRIANVFHAGDGNLHPLILYNNSIPGALEKVEELGGEILKLCVKVGGSISGEHGIGADKRCYMPDMFTETDLETMQYIRQAFNPQGLANPGKIFPTPRTCGEAARSEAAKKFESLERF, encoded by the coding sequence ATGCTTCTTAAAAATCAGCAGCACAGCAAATGGAAGCCAATTATCAAGCAATTTGAGGCTGTTCTTGGTAAAAATGGCGTAGTGCAGCGCAAGGAAGAGTTGATTACCTATGAGTGTGATGGTTTAACAAGCTATCGTCAGCGCCCTGCGGTAGTTGTGTTACCGCGCACAACAGAACAAGTTGCGGAGGTGGTGAAAATCTGCGATCGCAACTCGATTCCCTTCATCGCACGCGGTTCTGGTACTGGCTTATCGGGTGGTGCGCTACCAATTGAAGATTGCGTGTTGATTGTCACCGCCATGATGCGGCAAATTCTCAAGATAGATTTAGAAAATCAGCAAGTTGTTGTCCAACCTGGAGTTATTAACAATTGGGTAACGCAAACCGTTAGCGGTGCTGGATTTTATTACGCTCCTGATCCTTCAAGTCAAATTATCTGCTCAATTGGTGGTAATGTTGCAGAAAATTCAGGTGGCGTCCACTGTCTCAAATATGGCGTCACCACAAACCACGTTCTCGGATTGAAACTCGTACTTCCTAACGGCACAGTTACTGAAGTCGGCGGACAAGTTCCAGAAATGCCTGGATACGATCTTACAGGCGTTTTTGTCGGTTCAGAAGGTACGCTAGGAATCGCCACCGAAATTACCTTAAAGATCCTCAAAACTGCCGAATCAATCTGCGTTCTCTTAGCAGATTTTACCAGCGTCGAAGCCGCAGGAGCCGCCGTATCCGACATTATCAGCGCCGGAATTATTCCTGCTGGAATGGAAATGATGGATAACCTGAGTATTAATGCTGTTGAAGATGTCGTGGCAACAGGTTGTTATCCTAGAGATGCGGAAGCGATTTTATTAGTTGAAATCGATGGATTAGCTGTAGAAGTTGCCGCCAATAAACAACGAATTGCTGATATTTGCAAACAAAATGGTGCGCGGAGTATTACGACAGCAAACGACCCAGAAACCCGCTTAAAATTATGGAAAGGTCGTAAAGCCGCTTTTGCTGCTGCGGGTCATCTTAGCCCAGATTATTATGTTCAAGATGGCGTGATTCCCCGTACGCAATTACCTTTTGTCTTACAAGAAATTGAAAACTTAAGTAAACAATACGGCTATCGCATTGCTAACGTATTTCATGCCGGTGATGGCAATCTGCATCCTTTAATTTTGTATAATAATTCCATTCCAGGTGCATTAGAAAAAGTTGAAGAATTAGGCGGAGAAATTCTCAAGCTTTGCGTTAAAGTTGGTGGAAGCATTTCAGGTGAACACGGAATAGGTGCTGACAAACGGTGCTATATGCCTGATATGTTTACAGAAACCGATTTAGAAACGATGCAGTATATCCGTCAAGCATTTAATCCACAAGGACTAGCAAATCCTGGAAAAATATTTCCCACTCCTCGCACTTGCGGAGAAGCTGCAAGATCTGAAGCTGCAAAGAAGTTTGAATCACTGGAGCGATTTTAA
- a CDS encoding sensor histidine kinase produces the protein MRDPGIGILKEEHKNLFDSLYRGSNTRTIPGTNLGIAVVT, from the coding sequence ATTCGAGATCCAGGAATTGGTATTCTAAAAGAGGAACACAAAAACTTGTTTGATTCTTTATATCGAGGTAGTAACACTCGTACAATTCCTGGAACTAACTTAGGTATAGCGGTAGTTACATAG
- a CDS encoding FAD-binding oxidoreductase: MNAIAQKLETIVGNSGVIAWDAMEATRREQIQQAIATENYPCLVYPQTQAELADVVSCAYQNQWKILPCGSTTKLNWGRIAQGVQVVISTERIHQLIEHAVGDLTVTAEAGIRFADLQTTLATAGQFLALDPTTPEFATLGGIVATADTGSLRQRYGGVRDQLLGISFIRADGKIAKAGGRVVKNVAGYDLMKLFTGSYGTLGIITSVTFRVYPIPEASGTVVLTGNADKIAQAVTSLRASALTPVASDLLSQQLVINLDLGQGLGLVVRFQSLSASVKQQAASLLELGQQLNLQGAVYTDDEAELWQKLQQQMRSPTKPTEITCKIGVLPTNAVATLTHFDPQMGLIHTSSGLGLLRFDADVDKQNILQMRDFCQSQGGFLSILAAPPALKEKIDVWGYQGNALEMMQQIKHQFDPNNILSPSRFVRGI, encoded by the coding sequence ATGAATGCGATCGCCCAAAAATTAGAAACCATTGTTGGTAATTCTGGAGTCATAGCATGGGATGCTATGGAAGCTACGCGTCGCGAACAAATACAACAGGCGATCGCAACAGAAAATTATCCTTGTCTTGTCTATCCTCAAACGCAAGCAGAACTTGCAGATGTTGTTAGCTGTGCTTACCAAAATCAATGGAAAATTTTACCCTGTGGAAGTACAACTAAGCTTAATTGGGGTAGAATAGCACAAGGGGTACAAGTTGTCATCAGTACTGAACGCATTCATCAATTAATTGAACACGCTGTAGGAGATTTAACCGTAACAGCCGAAGCAGGAATTCGCTTTGCAGACTTACAAACAACTTTAGCAACTGCGGGGCAATTTCTCGCGCTCGATCCCACTACACCTGAATTTGCTACGTTAGGAGGAATTGTTGCTACTGCTGATACTGGTTCGTTACGTCAACGTTACGGAGGAGTACGCGATCAACTTCTAGGAATTAGTTTTATACGTGCGGATGGCAAAATTGCCAAAGCCGGAGGAAGAGTTGTTAAAAATGTTGCTGGTTACGACTTGATGAAGTTGTTTACTGGTTCATACGGTACGTTAGGAATCATCACATCGGTCACATTCCGCGTTTATCCCATTCCAGAAGCTTCTGGTACAGTCGTATTGACTGGAAATGCAGATAAAATCGCCCAAGCTGTCACAAGTTTACGCGCATCAGCTTTAACTCCAGTCGCATCAGATTTACTTTCACAGCAATTAGTCATAAATTTAGATCTAGGTCAAGGCTTAGGCTTGGTTGTGCGGTTTCAAAGCCTCAGCGCCAGCGTTAAACAGCAAGCTGCATCACTTTTAGAATTAGGACAACAGCTGAATTTACAAGGCGCAGTTTATACAGATGATGAGGCTGAGTTATGGCAGAAATTGCAACAACAAATGCGATCGCCTACCAAACCGACTGAAATTACCTGCAAAATAGGGGTATTACCAACAAACGCTGTCGCAACGCTTACACATTTCGATCCGCAAATGGGTTTAATTCACACAAGTAGTGGTTTAGGTTTATTGCGGTTTGATGCTGATGTGGATAAGCAAAATATTTTGCAAATGCGAGATTTCTGTCAGTCGCAAGGAGGTTTTCTTTCAATTCTAGCCGCCCCACCAGCACTAAAAGAAAAAATTGATGTTTGGGGATACCAAGGTAATGCTTTAGAAATGATGCAGCAGATTAAACACCAGTTCGATCCAAATAATATCTTAAGTCCATCCCGTTTTGTTAGAGGAATTTGA
- a CDS encoding Uma2 family endonuclease, which yields MSSFILDLKPFLSLTDDQYYELCRKHPDLKLERNSSGQLIIIPPTGGETGRKNADIISQLVVWNKKKKLGVVFDSSTEFKLPLGGDRSPDAAWIKLERWRSLRDEAKKKFPPLCPDFIIELRSESDSLKELRAKMQEYLENGMALGWLIDPQNQQVEIYKQNQDVETITSPQTLSGGEILPEFILDFAEIWN from the coding sequence ATGAGTAGCTTTATATTAGATCTAAAACCTTTTCTATCTTTAACTGACGACCAATATTATGAATTATGCCGAAAACATCCTGATTTAAAATTAGAAAGAAATTCATCAGGTCAACTGATTATTATACCACCTACTGGAGGAGAAACAGGAAGAAAGAATGCAGATATTATTAGTCAATTAGTTGTTTGGAATAAAAAGAAAAAACTAGGAGTTGTCTTTGATTCTTCAACTGAATTCAAATTACCCTTAGGTGGCGATCGCTCTCCAGATGCTGCGTGGATAAAATTAGAACGCTGGCGATCGCTGCGTGATGAAGCTAAAAAAAAGTTTCCTCCCCTCTGCCCAGATTTTATTATCGAACTACGATCGGAATCAGATAGCCTCAAAGAATTACGCGCTAAGATGCAAGAATACCTCGAAAATGGTATGGCTTTAGGTTGGTTAATTGATCCGCAAAATCAACAAGTAGAAATATATAAACAAAATCAAGACGTAGAAACAATAACATCTCCGCAAACACTTTCAGGAGGAGAAATATTACCAGAATTTATTTTAGATTTTGCAGAAATTTGGAATTAA
- a CDS encoding (Fe-S)-binding protein: protein MQTSDSSKDAIPASLSQITGFDAQHPPDPKLIDTCVHCGFCLSTCPSYRVIGKEMDSPRGRIYLMDAVNEGEIPLSKATVQHFDSCLGCLACVTTCPSGVQYDKLISATRPQVERNYPRSLGDRLYRQLIFSLFPYPNRLRFLLAPLFLYQKSGVQNIVRTTKLLQRFSPRLAAMESILPKITISSFQDKLPTIIPAQGEKRYRVGMILGCVQRLFFSPVNEATVRVLTANGCEVVIPKTQGCCAALPHHQGQEEQAKALARQMIDSFADTGVDAVIINAAGCGHTLKEYGHLLQDDQEYHDKAKDFAANVKDAQEFLASVSLTAKLSPLAEKPLTLVYQDACHLLHGQKISIQPRQLLRQIPGVQLREPLDAALCCGSAGVYNMLQPEVADELGKQKVQNLLNTGAELVASANPGCTLQITKHMQQQSKKIAVMHPMELLDYSIRGIQLHS from the coding sequence ATGCAAACTTCAGATTCTTCAAAAGATGCAATACCTGCTAGTTTAAGTCAAATAACTGGCTTTGACGCGCAACATCCGCCCGATCCGAAGTTAATTGATACGTGCGTTCATTGTGGATTTTGTTTATCAACGTGTCCAAGCTACCGCGTTATTGGCAAAGAAATGGATTCGCCACGCGGACGTATTTATTTAATGGATGCAGTCAATGAAGGCGAAATTCCGCTGAGTAAAGCGACAGTACAGCATTTTGACTCGTGTTTAGGATGTCTGGCGTGTGTCACAACGTGTCCTTCCGGCGTACAATACGACAAATTAATTTCGGCAACACGTCCTCAAGTTGAACGCAACTATCCGCGATCTTTAGGCGATCGCTTGTATCGTCAACTCATTTTCTCACTATTTCCCTATCCCAATCGTTTGCGATTTTTACTTGCCCCTCTATTTCTCTACCAAAAATCAGGCGTACAAAACATCGTTCGTACAACAAAGTTACTGCAACGCTTTTCGCCTCGCCTCGCCGCGATGGAATCGATATTACCCAAAATTACCATTAGTTCATTTCAAGACAAACTACCTACGATTATTCCTGCCCAAGGAGAGAAACGTTATCGCGTGGGGATGATTTTAGGCTGCGTACAGCGACTATTTTTCTCCCCAGTTAACGAAGCGACTGTCAGAGTCTTAACGGCAAACGGCTGTGAAGTGGTTATCCCCAAAACACAAGGCTGTTGCGCTGCATTACCGCATCATCAAGGGCAAGAAGAACAAGCTAAAGCCCTAGCGCGACAAATGATTGATAGCTTCGCTGATACCGGCGTAGATGCAGTAATTATTAACGCCGCTGGCTGCGGTCATACGTTAAAAGAGTATGGTCATTTACTGCAAGACGATCAAGAATACCACGATAAAGCTAAAGATTTTGCCGCAAACGTTAAAGATGCCCAAGAGTTTCTTGCTAGCGTTAGTTTAACAGCAAAACTTTCACCTCTAGCCGAAAAACCACTCACTTTGGTTTATCAAGATGCGTGTCACTTACTACACGGGCAAAAAATTAGTATCCAACCACGCCAGTTACTTCGACAAATTCCTGGGGTACAACTGAGAGAACCTCTTGATGCAGCATTATGCTGTGGAAGTGCAGGCGTATACAATATGCTACAACCCGAAGTTGCTGACGAATTAGGTAAGCAGAAAGTCCAAAATCTCTTAAATACAGGTGCAGAGTTGGTTGCTTCGGCGAATCCTGGTTGTACGCTACAAATTACCAAACATATGCAACAACAGAGCAAAAAGATAGCGGTGATGCATCCAATGGAGTTACTAGATTACTCAATTCGTGGCATTCAGTTACATAGCTAA